Sequence from the Cucumis sativus cultivar 9930 chromosome 1, Cucumber_9930_V3, whole genome shotgun sequence genome:
TTTTGGGGTGTCTAGCTCACCAATTCATAAGTTGTTCAgcaaatcaattttgatagCAAATACCGATAAAGTTTGCACTTTTAGTAGGAAATTTCATCTTACAACTCTACACCCATTTTCTAACTCTAATATATTAACTTCATACTTCAGTGCACCAAACACCATTTAATGACAATATATTCATTCTCAATAGTGAAGCTGTTTACACACAAAATCAAGTTGATGCAAGGTTTCTAACCTGAATTCTAATTTGTCTGCCTAATTTCTAAGTGTCTGAATGATTTACATTATCACAAAtagaagaattaaagaaaaatggaacGGATTAGCTATGGGCAAGTTTGTAAGTTCAACTTGGACACATGGAAATTTATTGGAACTTATGTGTGACACCATCATATTCTGAAAtgcaaaggaaaaaaaggagatATCCAAACTTCAGATATGTCATATATCATTCTTTTATCTTATCTACATGATActatattgataaatgttaACTTTGAACAACTTAGAAGTTACAACAGATGGAAGCCACCAAAATTGAGTTAATTACTTCTAGTacaataaagaaaaccaaatgcTGACAGCAGAAGATCCATCCAACCACTTTAAGTTTGTAGTCATAGTGAATTTACACAATACAACAAAGTGATGAAACTGTTTGAGGGTAATTCATGGCAGAAAACTCAAGAGAATTGCTGctaaaagaagaagcagaGAAAGTTTAGAAATCTTTCCCAAGCAAAAAACTCGTCTTCTTATCTTTCAGGAGcttagatttttaatttatctcCAATCAAACTACTAGCAAAACCCAAGTTAATCCAAGTCTAGGTAAAACTTCAACGAAGCCAATGATAATCAAAGGATTCTATTAAGAATTGGGTTTCTGAGGGAATGAAAGAAATCTGATAGGAAAAAATGGGAGTTAATTAGAATGAATACTTACGTGTTTCCCTTGATTTTGAACCAAGTCTCAGCACATTGCTTGTGGGCAGTACCCAAATCACCTCGACAGCAACAACCAAGCTGAATTGGAGTATCAGAATTATCTCTTCCTCCACTGCTTTCCAGCTCCAAATGACAAATTCTGCAGTCCCTTTCGATCTTCCCCAAATGCACCTTCACCTCCAAATCCCCGCTCTCCAAATCCACCTCCGACGAGCTTTCCGAGATGAAATGACCCATTTCGGCGTCCGGAACGCCCTCTATCTCACCGGAAAATTGACCCTCGCCGTGAGATCCCCAGGCTGTGGAGTCAAAAACCGAGTGCCACGACTGGTCATCAGAATCATCAAGTACTGACATGTCGCTGCAGCTTCCAGCAGCTGAACGAGCATCGCGAAATGGCAAGGAGCTCGGATTTGCAGGGTCGGAATCACCACGGGGAGCTTCAACCGCCGACATACTGTGAAACCCAGATGGAGAAATGGCATTCGACTGACGAAAAACCAAAAGATATGTATTAACAAACAGTACAGGAAAACATGGCGGTCCCAGCAAgatgaaaagattaagaagAAGGGCTCCGTGGTATTTATAAGTAAtaaccatttcttttctcccCTTCCTCTTTCCTTCTAAGTCCTAACCATGTACAGTTGCAATTCCCATACAGATTTCAGAATGTACAAGTAGAACacgaaatcaaaatttagaagaaataCCATACCACAATCAAGAATATGAAATTATCATAAACACACAGTAAATTAAGAGCTCATCCCTTTTAACCATGAGATTAGTCTAAAGTAAAACACCTTGGAatcaagagaaagaaagagagggcAAACGTGGGGTTATGGGCTTTTGTCTGTTTGTTGATTTCttgattctctctctttatcaAAGATGATAATATCAAGTTCGTCTCTAACAAACAAATACAGACACAAAGTGAAACTCTTTTTCGGCGTGTCAGTATCGATTGTGGTTGttcaaagagaaaaggaaattggaaattaaaagaaaaaagcgtGACAAGAACAGTGATTATTGAAGAAGACGCAAAAGAGGAAAGGGATGCGTGAGAGACAGAATTTGCAGCTTTTTCCGATTATTTAAGGATCATTAAGCTACAGTCTCAATCTCTTTCCCATATTATGCACACAGTTTTCAGTTTTCACCTCAACAGTTTATCTTGGGATGAGATGAACgtttataaatacaaatttaacttcaaaaatttgtaacaatttacTTTAGTTGTTATTAACATCGGAGACTTTATAGTTTCTAAATACATCCGTTTCAAATAAAGTTACTGATGTACACACGTACTGAGATTCTAATTTTTAGTCATCAGTGACTAAAGTTGAAGCTAAATTTTGGTTTCATAAAAGTTGGAGGGAAAGTTTTCTCAATCTCTTAACTTTCACCTATTTCTAttagaaaaacaatagaaaatcatttattaaattcatgaaCATATTTATACTCAACTTAAGGTACAAATAATTCTGTGCACTCACTGCCACTACACACATGGAACAGAGTCGTCATGTAAGACTTAGAAGTAATACCAATACATATGAACTAGGTAATCAATTAAAGGCATACCTCAGTCATAGCTAGCCTGTGGTAGTTTAGCTCAAAGATGAGCTCGTGTTTCTTTTCATActaatatttctatttctcgTTTATCTCATGTCATAGTTTTTCTATTATCTACCGTGTATTTGTTAAAAGTGCAAACAAAGTTCAATGTCGGTTAGATAAGGAAGTGACCATATCTAGATGAGAACAGTAATCTCCATTTGCATGAGACCTTTTTGTGTGAAATAAAAAGCAAAGTTAAGAGAGTCAATTACATATAATGGTGAAGATGTGTGGAGGTTTGTTTTCCTTAACAATTGGTATCAAAGTCTTAACATAAATCTAACTATATAAGTGGGTAAAATCCTTCCtcttcaaaacaaagaaatttagTGAGTCTAATTTGTCTTCTAGATTTAGAGCAAGTTCTCTCATGGTTGGAAGTGAACAAAATCTCACATTGTTTAGGGAAGAAACTAGTCATAGGAATATAAGTGAAGACAATTATCATCATTAATACATGATCTTTTGAGACGAAATAAAAAGCAAAGTCATGAGAGTTTATGCTCAAAGTAGACAATATCATATCACTGTGAAGATTTATTGTCCTTATCAGAATTAATTAACCTCGTAATCAATAAAGACAACATAAGTAATAACAAACACACGAATGAATTCAAAAGTAAGTTAGAAGAGTAAACTTAATAGATAGATTTAACTTCTTCTTTGCATAGAAATTGATTTTGCTCCTCTCCAACTATTTGTGTGTTTTCCATAGACAAATTTATCTATCTTACATCAATGGATGGTAGAGCAGAGAGTTGTAAGTTATTTAGAAAGCACTTTAGAAGGGAGACTTTTCAATAGAGATATATAAAAGAAGGATGTGATGTGTATTCAACATGAGAAATGAAGCTATTGAGATTCTTTGCCCACACTTAGTGAGTGTGCCTAAGAACGATACTAAGGTAGTGCTAAATAAAGTGGCTTTCAAGAGTGCCTTCAATAACACGTGGAAAtcaaattctcaaattaattaatgtatgtttatgaatatgcaacataattaatatacatataagAGTTAGGTGTCTTTCTTcgttttactaattttttcaatataaacaaaaagtaataatttacatcttaaaatgaaataaaatatttacaaatacaatagACATTTTTCCAACTAAATGATTATctctaaaatgttaaaataataggaagaattatttattatttgtcattaattttaaattatattttaatctaattgtctgctttcaaactttttttttttgaaaaactataattaattaaatggatGGGAACAAATTGACAAatctaaatttagtttaatagTATAATTCAATTGATTTAAGTAATCCAtccattcaaataaaataaacgaacatttttttaaacactgattaaaaaataaatcaaattgcAAACTCACATTCtatcacattttaaaatatttttaataattttattgtctaaaactatttttttaaaaattaatttaattacaaaagataatttaacaaaaagcTAACTGGACtatatttttacatttcatCCATAGAATAATTTTTCCTAAAGGTCTTTACGTGTtgatctttttaaaaacaaaaactctttaattttcatttataaagagaagttttttaaaatagttgattttataaaatatgtacaatctataataaattctatcactaatagtcaTTGTTATGGTATagtgataaaatctaaatttttgttataatttgtaaatattttaatctatctATCTAAACGATTAAATTGactatttaaataattaaatataaactatgaaatgaataatcaaatttaaacgatcgtttacGAAATATATTAAGTCTTCGGTGTCAGTTAAACAGAggcattttttgtattttttttatcgttGACGATGAGTTTTTTccgttttcgaaattgttcaatatattttgttgttttgttatagGATGAAATTTCAGTTTTGTTAGAGGATGAAATTCATGAAATCACAAATATTGTATGCAtaaaaattcttcttttttggatAGAGAAAGATGTGTAGAATGATGAGAGATGAGTGCTAGCTGCCAAATATCTCTTTAtgcatcatatatatatatgtaatacgaggaaccattttattttatagtctGTTTTTGGAGAAAGTTAGTGTGCGGCTGTTGTAAGCAACTCACTCAAGACTGATTTAAAGAAAGGGCTTAAAATAGATAATAGTGGATGAGAAAGGCATTTTTgctataaaagaaaagcaattGTTATCAATTGAAGTTGGGAATGCCCCCAAGTGCCATAAACACCCCCAAAAGGAGGAGGGAACCACTTGAGTATGATACTTCACTTTACGTTTCATTTAGGCCCTtctgtttctttgttttcttttattttagtttgcaagaaaatgaaatgaaatgaaatatgtttaatctttaaaaacaaaaaacgaaaTGGTTATGAAATGGGGTTTTAGTTTTTCGTCCAAAAAATTCTCTCATGTGTTATTTACTTGTGGAAGGTGCAGGAAGTTGCTCAAAAGATTGGGTGAAAACGGTGCCATAAGAATAGAGAGTTCTTGCAAGTGGCTAGAATCAAATTGCTCGAGAGGGAGTAAACGAGGAATAGAAGCACAAAGGCCAAAGGGAATCTTAACCCCGAAGCAGTATTAGCACACTGGCGGCTTGAGAAAAGTAGGATGAAAAAGTGTCAATAAGAAACCAGCCAAAAGTAACAATACTGTGTTcccaaaataaagaagatatCACTGAAGGAGTGTTAAAAAGTGGATTTGCAAACCCTATCCAGCAAAGGTGCATCATATCAAGCAGCTCAAAGGGACAAATTTGTCCCAGCAAAGGATTGATAAAAGTTCCATTAAAATGGATCTTCTTGGCCCAAGCCTGGAGTGGAGTGCAGCACAAAGAGGGTCCATAGGCAGTGGTCAGTAAACAAGTCCAAGTTAACTAAAATTCATTAGAAACATAAACTGTGGACTAAATAGGGGGAAATTGAAGGCTCAAgatttaatatcaaattcgATTCGATTCTCCCgctccaaatttaaaaaaaaataactaataatGTAAAGAGTGTATCAGAAACCTAAGTCATGCATTGACACAATCAATGCATAGTACTTGTATGATGCTATGCTATgctcaattataaaaatagtacAATTTAATGGCGTACTATTTTGGAAATTATTTGGCATCCACCTTCCACTAAATTGACTTAAAATCTACATGAATGGTTAGTAGACCATGTCTTCATTTGTAGGCCCATAAGTTTTATAGCAGATGTTCATTGAGAATGAAGAGTGCTTTGCTATTCCTTCcgatatttcttttttttactttgatatCTTACGGCTAGCTTCATTTAATCCTACAATATTTTGGTGTCACTCGTAGAAAATTAACTTTGACTATCATGAATTGAATCATTAATCTCTTAGTCATTTATCAAGATCAAGTCTCCTTTTTACCACTAAGTCAATCCATAatgattaatatttgttttgtttttatacccaattttgttgttattattcatataaCTAGTTAGAACACAAGGACATAGTTGTAGAATCTATAGAACAAACCTTGTTCAAGTAAGGTTGTAATATTCATGTAGGCTTCTTGAATCATCGATCAACGAATATTAGGTTTCTTGAATCATCGATCAACTATACTCGTAACTAGTGATTCGTTCTATTTATTTTGCCATAGCCCTTTGACCACGATGTCAGATTCTTTAGCATTGATATCCAGTTTGGAACGAACACTTATGTTTACTTTCCGCAATGGAATTTCTTGGTAGTTCATACATTAGAAGGTAATTGTCTTGTTGATCTCGATGGGCTTATAGGAACATGagtttgaattattatatttgaagactttttagaattttgttcacttctcttttatcattttaatatcACAATAAGATGGGCACTGTTGTACATAATGCCATTCTAATTAGGTTATCCTAGTACATCTACTACCCAATtacttgaagaaaaaattagctTTTTAACTggtgaaataaataaagcaacTGACAATCAACATCCCTCCCTACCaccataaataattttgatatgttCTCAAGCTACAACAAATGCACTAGAAGAACCCGTAAAATGTCGAATCGACCCAAGGAGACTTTTTGCTGCTCCAAAATGTCTGATTCTGTAGACACCTGACACTGCGGTTTGTGGTATTCTCCACTCTATGGTTGCATAACTTTGAGCACTAAGAGGAGCAGGTCTCGACCACTTAAAGCGCAAGCAAAAGTCGTCATCGTCGTAAGCTGGAACCCAAGTATTCTTCTGAAGGATTTCGACGAGAGCAAATGTTCCTTCAGTCATGAGATCATTTCGAGGGCATCCAGTCCAAAACGTTACTTTCACCAAGTTACCTCTCTTGAAGGAAGAGTTAGAGGGTACATCGAATTTTACGTCCCCGAAGCTCACTCCTAATGGAGTCATATCCAGGATAACCGGTGGAAGCAGGCTTATTTGCCTAGCAAGGAGATCAGGGGGCTGTGGCCCTGGCGCAACAGGCGTGCCATCTATGAGAGATTGAGCAAGCTTCTTGAACTCTTGTATGTAGGCCTCCAATGTGTGTGGACCATACAACGTGGAGGCACCCTGAGATCAAAGAACAATGTCAAATGAAAGTAAGGATatcaatcttattttatttcaattaactTCTAAGCTTATTCGAATTTAAGCCCTAAACATTCAAACGGCTTACTAAAGAATTTCCTAGcatattttgaaatggttaaaattgTGTTTAAAGTCATTCTAAATTAGACTTCTAATCACTCAAAGtcaatttaatgtttaattttacactttcaaatacatttttcatactattaaaattgattttgaatgattaaaagCATTTTCGGAGTGAATCACTACCAAACTTCAAATGATTAAAAGCATTTTCATAATCCAACCAACATACACATAATATAGCTTTGAACATGTGTCTTAGCATGCTGACATGAAATCTATTGAAGTCATACAGGTAGTTGAAGATGGTATTCTGTGAGCCGTGAGGTAGAAGAATTGACAGCAGAATAACAgcaaggaagaaaatgaattttttttcacttttaagtttttatattaaaatagatattttgaaaattcatgggccaaaatgaaataaactaGAAAGTCTTAAAAGTAAGAAATAAGACATTAAAAATTGATGATAGGTACACAAAAAGCTGAAAGACCAATTCGCTAACCTCATATCTCTGCATCTTATATTCTTCAAAGGTGGTGACATATTGAGAATAGGTATTAGTCAAGCCTGCTATGACAACATGAACATTACTATTGAATTCTTTCTTGGCTCCAGTAGTTAACACTGTTTTTACAGCATCCCGAAGCCGTCTCCCCGCCATTGTCGTGAACTCTGTGAaggttttttaataaaattaaccatattaaactaaatttaagaagGGAAATTTCTAGGAGAATCTGCAGAGGGAAAGAAGGTACATGAGCtatcaatattttctattaaaaaaaatgaatatatttatagCTCATGGAAATGTAACTCAAATTAAGAGACAGTGATCATTTTGAACTTTCCATTCCGAACTCATAGCAAACGGAAGCAACATTTATTATTCTAGTTTATTTGAAGCCAATAAATCTATGATCGGCGGTGGTTTTGCCAGGACCAAAACTGCTCCCTCAAACAGTCAAAATTCatgttttgatttgatttataatGGTTCTTGGAAAAAGCAATAAATTGCTGCTTTtgagtttttgtaatttattgtaacctagttttatttctttttttttgttagggCTTATTATAGCCTATATATATTCCCCTTGTACTCTTTtgattattgaagaaaataataagagcAGCTTCTATCATCCCAGTATATTTTGTCTTCTCTTCAATAATTTACAACTGAATTTCATACATTGAAGTCCCACCTAACTTTATCTCCAACTGAGGTTATCTCAAAAAGTCTAAATGGACTAGTAATCATGAGTTTGTCAACAACCTCACCCCTCTAATACTATGAGAGCCAGAGCCCATTATGTTACACAAAGTGGATTTAGTCCAACTTTAAGAGTTAGTGCCcctattaaattatactaaaTGGAATTTAGTCTGACTTAAGAGTCACTGCCCACTAAATTACACAAAGTGGATTTAGTCTCTCATTTAcccaatttacattatttataaaaggaaCTAAACTATAAGATAATTAGTTGTCATTAGGATTAACCCAGCTACAAATATAGATAGATATGTATAAATAACAAGGGAAGGTACTACCTCCTGGTACATCAAGAATGACAAGCTGCCCAATGCGGAGAATTTGAATTGGAAGTATTGAGGGCTGAAAAGttattagagaaagaaagtttTAAGGAAAATGTTAGGATCTCgattagaagaaaacaatcCTGTACCTAAATTGTAATATCAAAGAGAAATTACAATAtcaaaaatctttcaagaggATTCTCTCCCTAGAATCCACCTACTAAGGACTGATTTCTATCCAAATCTACCTGAATTCCTCTTTTACCAAGCAATTACCAATTTGTCACACTTCATATTCTGATTACATTTCCAATATATTTTCCCATCAATACactaacataaaatttatcaaaataaccttTATCTGATGAATTAATGGGgcaaattgcaaaaaataCACTGCAGTCACAATTACACTCTAAAACTTTCAATTGTAAAGCCCCCAAACTAAATTGAACCATCAAACTTACAACAGCGATCCACAACTGATAAAAAATGAACTCTTAAGCTtatacaattttataatttctacAACTATATAAGTTTGAGGGTTcaattttaacacttttatAAGTTTGAGACCTCAGTTtttacaattgaaaatttgagggTATAATTGCAACTAGGGGTGGTTTTTACCATTTGCCCAAAAGATGTAGTCTTTGGAATatgtcaaaaaataaaaacaatacacTAGATTATGTGCAACCACTTACAGCCCAGTCATATGGTGTCTTCATCTCGCCGGTGTCAAGTAGAATCGGCTTGGGACTTTGACAACTAATTTGTTCGTTGCCTGGTGCTTTGAGTACATTGCGTACCAACTTCCAAAAAGCATTGCCCTTGAATAAtgagaaaagaacaaaaggaaATGTCATGGAAATTGGGACCAACCATTGGcagtgaaaaaaatgaaaacatgcACTCTACTGAAACTGAAGAACTGCTTTCTAACAAAAGTTAATAAGCACATGAATAAGAGAAACCTTGTCATCTCCTTGCTTAAAATCAAATGCTCCAGGTCCATCAGTTGTCCCAGCTGCAAATGCAAACCCCATAGCAGCAGGACATGTTTTTACCACCTCAGTGACTCCTCCCTGTTTATTAAGAGACACTTCAAGGTGGGAGAAGTCTACATAAGAGTGACGAAAGTCCACTTTTCCTGTGAGCTGTTCCGACGCTTTACTGAATAAATCTACAGCTTTTCTGAATTGCTTCTCACCAATAATACGTGtactttcaaattcatcaGGGTAGCTGTAAGTTAAAGTACATGACAACTTGGTTCACATCGTACGCAAATGATCAGTAAttcttgaagaaaagaaaaaaaagaatcttcAATGCAGAGAGAAATATACCCCGGTCCACGTCCATAACATAGCTCATTCTTTCCCCCGCAAGTACTGTGGTTAAAGTCACATGGCAGTCCAGTGTCTAGGCAGAATGCCCCAAGAGTATTTGGGCTAACATCACCACAGTTTGATTGACAAAAAGCAGATACAAACTGCGGCCTATCAGCCTGCCTGAGAACATTTCTAACACGGCTTGAAATGCTTAGAACCCTGGTTGCTGGTCTACCTGGTTGTGACTGAAACGATGCTGCAAGTTCCAACAACTCCTGCTCTGAAATGTGATATTATCGGGATAAGAAAACTTGTCTACAGACAATTTATAGCACATagtatattcaataaaatgtaACTTTCATGGACACCAGTAAATTTACAAGTTTGATTCCTAAACTTTGAGGGATATGTTTAAGAAGTATCTGTTAGACATAGCCCTGAAAGTTAAAGTACATGAGAGACATAATTCCAAAAATTGAACATGATAAATTTGGATTGCACTGTGCCTGATTCCAAGATAAATAGAACTAATAAAGAATATTAAGTGACAAGTCACTTGAATAAGAAAGACATGCTTTCCTAAGATATGAAATTTGATGAGCAACTGAGCATTTAAACATCTCtaaatagatttattttcTAACATTAAGAACTTAGTAACTTACTGTCTTTATATACTTCAGGAACAATGTTTGAAACTCTGCGTGGAATACTGTCAGCTTCAGATTCACCATGGTGCAAGGTTCCAGTACCCTTTTGCTTAAACCAATCTTCCATAAATCTTGCAGCAGCACCCTTGTTATCGCCACTTATTAGTGCGTTTGTACGACTCATAGAAGTTCCATGAGTTGCAAACCAATTGAAGGTACCAACAGGACCCCACTCATCATCTATGAACTTTAAAAGTGTCATTTCTTTGTCAACGTCATATTTGTATTTGCTACGCTCAGAGGCAGGATTATTTAGGTAAGCACTCGGGCTGCGGTTCACACCAGCATCAATGAGTTCTCCTGTAAGAGtattaattatattccaaAAGGTTAAAGGTTTAAGTAACAAGTTTCTAAGTATTCCAACAGCTGAAGTTGTTTACTAATCATTATAAGCGTGAATCTATGCTCTCACTTGGAATAATCAGATTCACAAGTTGACAAGTACATGCCGATGATCATACAAGTGATGATTGTGACCTAAACAAaccttttcattaaaaatacaaatttttgcAAGATCAAGAAAGAGATATAGAATCTATCTATAGTAGGGAACTGAACTAACACCCAAATACTTTAATGCAGTCGTTAGGAAGCCACACTTCACAACAGCCAACAGACTATGCAAAAAGAATTTCTGATTTAAGCTCATTTGTATGATTGTTGAGGATATGGATAAACTGAAGTGAAAATTTAACCTCAACAAACGGAAAAGTtcaagaaaagataaatttcaTGCACCAAGAGAGAGTGTTTTAATCCATTATTACccttatttattaaaattgatccTGGCGAGAGATTTTCATGAGCTTGTATGATGCTCTTCTCGATACCATCCACAAGTACATTAAATGACTGGCGCACAAATCCAAGGGATGTCACGATATACACAACATACTGGAGATAACCACCTGGCCCAGCATGACTATGGATTCCACTAATAGCAACATTCTTTTCAGTGTATAAATCCCCATACCTAGAAATGTTGGATGAATGCTTTAGTCAAAATAATACTTGCacagtttatatttttaagataaTTTAGCTCCCGGTTAGTCAACCTTTTTCTGACAGTTGAAAACTTGAGCATCATAAGAAAAGATGCTCAGTAACAACATACAAACTGCGCTAGAACCTAGAACTCAAGAAAGAAACATATTCAGCAGATAAGAAATCATTATCGATGGAGGAGAAGAAACATAGCAAGTACCTTGCCTTCAATCTCTCAAGCACCTTAATTGTCACAATCTGTGAGGCCATACAAGCATCGAGATTTACAAAAACAACCCGTTTTCCTTGAGGCTCTGCAACAATGAATGCACGAGCTCGCAATCTAAAGTGAATTCCAGATGCAATTTGGTCGGCATTTGCATATCCCATCATATTGACATCTGCTGCTGGTCCAGTGATGTCATGGCTTCCAAGACCAATTAGATACTTAGATTCCGAGAGCACACTTCTATTGCTTTCTGAAAGCACTAACATATAAATACACAACCAGAT
This genomic interval carries:
- the LOC101212160 gene encoding uncharacterized protein LOC101212160 isoform X2 is translated as MSAVEAPRGDSDPANPSSLPFRDARSAAGSCSDMSVLDDSDDQSWHSVFDSTAWGSHGEGQFSGEIEGVPDAEMGHFISESSSEVDLESGDLEVKVHLGKIERDCRICHLELESSGGRDNSDTPIQLGCCCRGDLGTAHKQCAETWFKIKGNTICEICGATAQNVASQQINEPSNAVATAVASSALTAPLTLVETRTIFHGRRIMNFLLACMLLAFAMSWLFHFKLMS
- the LOC101212160 gene encoding uncharacterized protein LOC101212160 isoform X1; its protein translation is MVITYKYHGALLLNLFILLGPPCFPVLFVNTYLLVFRQSNAISPSGFHSMSAVEAPRGDSDPANPSSLPFRDARSAAGSCSDMSVLDDSDDQSWHSVFDSTAWGSHGEGQFSGEIEGVPDAEMGHFISESSSEVDLESGDLEVKVHLGKIERDCRICHLELESSGGRDNSDTPIQLGCCCRGDLGTAHKQCAETWFKIKGNTICEICGATAQNVASQQINEPSNAVATAVASSALTAPLTLVETRTIFHGRRIMNFLLACMLLAFAMSWLFHFKLMS
- the LOC101209656 gene encoding neutral ceramidase 2 — protein: MELSSLFNLTVGRSLGTIWLCIYMLVLSESNRSVLSESKYLIGLGSHDITGPAADVNMMGYANADQIASGIHFRLRARAFIVAEPQGKRVVFVNLDACMASQIVTIKVLERLKARYGDLYTEKNVAISGIHSHAGPGGYLQYVVYIVTSLGFVRQSFNVLVDGIEKSIIQAHENLSPGSILINKGELIDAGVNRSPSAYLNNPASERSKYKYDVDKEMTLLKFIDDEWGPVGTFNWFATHGTSMSRTNALISGDNKGAAARFMEDWFKQKGTGTLHHGESEADSIPRRVSNIVPEVYKDKQELLELAASFQSQPGRPATRVLSISSRVRNVLRQADRPQFVSAFCQSNCGDVSPNTLGAFCLDTGLPCDFNHSTCGGKNELCYGRGPGYPDEFESTRIIGEKQFRKAVDLFSKASEQLTGKVDFRHSYVDFSHLEVSLNKQGGVTEVVKTCPAAMGFAFAAGTTDGPGAFDFKQGDDKGNAFWKLVRNVLKAPGNEQISCQSPKPILLDTGEMKTPYDWAPSILPIQILRIGQLVILDVPGEFTTMAGRRLRDAVKTVLTTGAKKEFNSNVHVVIAGLTNTYSQYVTTFEEYKMQRYEGASTLYGPHTLEAYIQEFKKLAQSLIDGTPVAPGPQPPDLLARQISLLPPVILDMTPLGVSFGDVKFDVPSNSSFKRGNLVKVTFWTGCPRNDLMTEGTFALVEILQKNTWVPAYDDDDFCLRFKWSRPAPLSAQSYATIEWRIPQTAVSGVYRIRHFGAAKSLLGSIRHFTGSSSAFVVA